From one Lolium rigidum isolate FL_2022 chromosome 4, APGP_CSIRO_Lrig_0.1, whole genome shotgun sequence genomic stretch:
- the LOC124650532 gene encoding putative disease resistance protein RGA3 — protein MPIGEAVLSAFMQALFEKVISTAFGELKLPQDVAEELEKLSSSLSTIQAHVEDAEEQQLKDKAARSWLAKLKDVAYEMDDLIDDYAAETLRSKLEDPSNCSHLNKVRSYFCCSWLNSCSFNHKILQEIRAVEEKLDRLVKERQIIGQNMVSTMDRKEIKERPDTSSIIDDSSVFGREEDKEIIVKMLLDTKNSNSNHANLSILPIVGMGGLGKTTLAQLVYNDTRIKNHFQLRVWLCVSENFDLTKLTKETIESVASEFESVVSWVSSVTTNMNLLQEDLSKKLEGKRFLLVLDDVWNEDPEKWDTYRRALVTGGKGSRIVVTTRNKNVGNLMGGVTPYYLNQLSDNDCWYLFRTYAFVDGNSNAHPNLEIIGKEIVKKLKGLLLAAKAIGSLLSSQGTEEDWKNVLRSEIWEMPSDKNNILPALRLSYNHLPAVLKRCFAFCSVFQKDYVFEKNRLVQIWMAFGFIQPQRRRRMEEIGSSYFDELLSRSFFQHHKGGYVMHDAIHELAQSVSIHECLRLDDLPNSSSSARSARHLSFSCENRSQTSFQAFLGFKRARTLLLLSGYKSKTSSIPSDLFLKLRYLHVLDLNRQDITELPDSIGSLKMLRYLNLSGTSIAVLPSSIGRLFSLQILKLTNCHELDNLPQSITNLVNLRCLEARTELVTGIARIGNLTCLQQLDEFVVRTDKGYKISELKEMMEIRGHISIKNIESVASTEEASQAFLSEKAFINILDLIWSDNRNLTSEGPNDDREILEVLRPHHELKELTVKAFAGSSFPNWLSSLSHLQTIHLSDCMKCSILPALGELPQLKYLDIGGFPAIIQIHEDFSGSNELKGFPALKELLFEDLTNLKRWASVTDGEFLPSLTELAVMDCPQVTEFPPLPSTLVKLKLSETGFAVLPEFHIPNSQISSSLECLQIHHCPNFTSLQKGLLSQQLLALQQLTITHCSDLADLPLEGFRSLIALKSLHIYDCPRLAPSGQCSLLPSKLEDLRISSCADLINPLLRELNELSSLTHLAAADCPSLNSFPVKLPVTLEKLEILNCSNLSYLPAGLEDAPCLTAISILKCPLIPCLPGRLTKSLKELYIKECPFLTESCQESNGRDWRKIAHVPIIEIDDDTNIPNKSIRRRLS, from the coding sequence ATGCCGATCGGAGAAGCTGTTCTGTCTGCCTTCATGCAGGCACTCTTCGAAAAGGTGATTTCTACCGCTTTTGGTGAGCTGAAATTGCCCCAAGATGTAGCAGAGGAGCTGGAGAAACTATCCAGCAGTCTGTCCACCATTCAAGCTCATGTTGAAGATGCCGAGGAGCAGCAACTCAAGGATAAGGCAGCACGAAGCTGGCTTGCCAAGCTCAAGGATGTCGCGTATGAGATGGATGACTTAATCGATGATTATGCAGCTGAGACCCTTCGATCCAAACTAGAAGACCCATCCAACTGCAGCCATTTGAACAAGGTTAGGAGCTATTTCTGCTGCTCTTGGTTGAACAGTTGTTCATTTAACCACAAGATATTGCAAGAAATAAGGGCGGTTGAGGAGAAGCTCGATAGGCTTGTCAAAGAAAGACAGATTATTGGCCAAAACATGGTCAGTACGATGGATAGGAAAGAGATAAAAGAGAGGCCCGATACCAGTTCAATAATTGATGACTCAAGTGTGTTCGGAAGAGAAGAAGATAAAGAGATCATTGTCAAGATGTTGCTCGATACAAAAAACTCCAACTCCAACCATGCCAACCTTTCTATTCTTCCCATAGTGGGTATGGGTGGACTTGGGAAGACGACTCTAGCACAGCTAGTCTACAATGATACAAGAATAAAGAATCATTTCCAGTTAAGGGTTTGGCTGTgtgtttctgaaaattttgatctaACGAAGCTTACCAAGGAAACCATTGAATCAGTTGCTAGTGAGTTTGAATCAGTCGTCAGTTGGGTCTCATCGGTCACGACCAACATGAACTTGCTTCAAGAAGACCTCTCAAAAAAGCTAGAAGGTAAAAGGTTTCTTCTAGTACTTGATGATGTGTGGAATGAGGACCCAGAAAAGTGGGATACATATCGTCGTGCTCTAGTTACTGGGGGAAAGGGAAGCAGAATCGTAGTAACCACAAGGAACAAAAATGTGGGGAATCTAATGGGTGGCGTGACTCCATACTATCTAAATCAGTTATCCGACAATGATTGCTGGTATTTGTTCAGGACCTATGCATTTGTAGATGGTAACTCCAATGCACACCCAAATTTGGAAATAATAGGCAAGGAAATTGTGAAGAAGTTGAAAGGCCTACTACTGGCTGCAAAAGCAATAGGCAGCTTACTATCTTCCCAGGGTACTGAGGAAGACTGGAAAAATGTGTTAAGGAGTGAAATATGGGAAATGCCATCAGATAAGAACAATATATTACCAGCTCTGAGGTTGAGTTACAATCATTTGCCTGCCGTACTGAAGAGATGTTTTGCATTTTGCTCAGTCTTCCAAAAAGATTATGTGTTTGAGAAGAACAGGTTGGTCCAGATTTGGATGGCCTTTGGCTTTATTCAGCCTCAGCGGAGGAGAAGAATGGAAGAGATCGGAAGTAGCTATTTTGATGAGTTACTAAGCAGGTCCTTCTTCCAGCATCACAAAGGTGGATATGTGATGCATGATGCTATACATGAACTAGCACAGTCGGTCTCAATTCATGAATGTCTCAGACTGGATGACCTTCCAAACAGTAGCAGCTCTGCTAGAAGTGCCAGGCACCTCTCATTCTCTTGTGAAAATAGAAGCCAGACTTCATTTCAAGCCTTTCTTGGATTTAAGAGAGCACGGACACTTTTATTGCTAAGTGGATATAAATCAAAGACTAGTTCTATCCCCAGTGATCTGTTCCTCAAGTTAAGGTACCTCCATGTGCTCGATTTGAACCGACAGGACATTACTGAGTTGCCCGATTCTATTGGAAGCTTAAAAATGCTCCGATATTTGAATCTCTCGGGCACTAGTATAGCAGTGTTGCCTTCGTCAATTGGTAGGCTCTTCAGCTTGCAAATACTTAAGTTGACAAACTGCCATGAGTTAGATAACCTCCCACAAAGCATAACCAATCTTGTAAATCTCCGATGCCTAGAAGCAAGAACAGAGTTGGTCACAGGCATAGCCAGAATAGGTAACTTAACTTGTCTTCAACAGTTGGATGAATTTGTGGTCCGCACGGACAAAGGATACAAGATCAGTGAATTGAAGGAAATGATGGAGATCAGAGGGCATATTTCTATCAAGAATATAGAGAGTGTGGCTAGCACAGAGGAGGCAAGTCAAGCTTTTCTAAGCGAGAAGGCATTCATCAACATTCTAGACCTTATATGGTCCGATAACAGGAACTTAACATCAGAAGGACCAAATGACGACAGAGAGATACTTGAAGTCCTTCGGCCACATCACGAACTCAAGGAACTAACTGTCAAGGCATTTGCAGGCTCCTCCTTTCCAAATTGGTTAAGTAGTCTTTCCCACTTGCAAACCATCCACCTGTCTGATTGCATGAAGTGTTCGATTCTACCAGCACTGGGAGAGCTGCCTCAACTCAAGTATTTAGATATTGGTGGTTTTCCAGCCATTATTCAAATCCACGAAGATTTTTCCGGTTCCAATGAGCTTAAGGGGTTTCCAGCACTGAAAGAACTCTTATTTGAAGACTTGACTAATCTCAAAAGGTGGGCTTCTGTAACAGATGGTGAATTTCTTCCGTCCCTCACAGAACTTGCAGTGATGGACTGCCCTCAAGTAACAGAATTTCCACCCCTCCCATCAACACTAGTGAAGCTCAAACTTTCTGAAACAGGGTTCGCTGTTCTTCCAGAATTCCATATTCCAAACTCTCAGATTTCATCATCGTTAGAATGCTTACAGATTCATCATTGCCCAAATTTCACATCCTTACAGAAAGGATTGCTTAGTCAGCAATTATTGGCTCTCCAGCAGTTAACCATCACTCACTGCTCAGATTTAGCTGACCTGCCGCTTGAAGGATTCAGATCCCTAATTGCTCTTAAGAGTCTTCACATCTATGATTGTCCAAGGCTAGCACCATCTGGACAGTGTAGTTTGCTGCCTTCCAAGCTTGAAGACTTGCGCATCAGCTCATGCGCCGATCTTATTAACCCTCTTCTTCGAGAACTTAATGAGCTTTCCTCACTGACACATCTCGCAGCTGCTGATTGTCCTAGCCTTAACTCTTTTCCAGTAAAGCTCCCTGTCACTCTGGAAAAATTGGAGATCCTCAATTGCAGTAACCTGAGCTACTTGCCTGCTGGTCTAGAAGATGCACCATGTTTAACAGCTATAAGCATCTTGAAATGTCCTCTCATACCATGCTTGCCGGGACGCCTTACAAAGTCATTGAAAGAACTGTACATCAAAGAATGCCCGTTTTTAACGGAGAGTTGCCAAGAAAGTAATGGAAGAGATTGGCGTAAAATCGCTCATGTACCAATCATTGAGATCGATGATGATACCAACATACCCAACAAGAGCATACGAAGAAGATTATCCTGA
- the LOC124706091 gene encoding uncharacterized protein LOC124706091: METLSGGQPLSARARRIARSREEMLGLLADFSCDGDDSDRELSFSDLVDAIGRPPNAGHVPKALPAAVPAEEDTAASKQQQQQAAAAAGKQRRLRRRRSDNRGSCGGSCDGVLLNFYVPGLLTRSMTAPRHGRGTLPASAAGGPPAKVAAGKSRIQASLAIGCWPTLWGRSRDHGNKPV; the protein is encoded by the exons ATGGAGACTCTCTCCGGTGGCCAGCCGCTGTCGGCGCGGGCGCGGCGGATCGCCAGGAGCCGGGAGGAGATGCTGGGCCTCCTGGCCGACTTCTCCTGCGACGGCGACGACTCCGACCGCGAGCTCTCCTTCTCCGACCTCGTGGACGCCATCGGCAGGCCGCCCAACGCCGGCCACGTCCCGAAGGCGCTTCCAGCGGCCGTGCCGGCAGAGGAGGACACCGCGGCgtcgaagcagcagcagcagcaggcggcagcggcggcagggaAGCAAAGGAGGCTGCGGAGGCGGCGGAGCGACAACCGGGGGAGCTGCGGGGGCAGCTGCGACGGCGTGCTGCTCAACTTCTACGTGCCGGGGCTGCTCACCAGGAGCATGACGGCGCCGCGCCACGGCCGGGGCACGCTGCCGGCTTCCGCTGCAGGGGGGCCGCCGGCCAAGGTTGCTGCCGGAAAATCCAG GATACAAGCTTCTCTGGCCATCGGTTGCTGGCCGACGCTGTGGGGCAGAAGCCGCGACCACGGCAACAAGCCAGTATGA
- the LOC124707722 gene encoding tubulin beta-1 chain-like: protein MREILHIQGGQCGNQIGSKFWEVVCDEHGIDPTGRYVGTSDLQLERVNVYYNEASCGRFVPRAVLMDLEPGTMDSVRTGPYGQIFRPDNFVFGQSGAGNNWAKGHYTEGAELIDSVLDVVRKEAENCDCLQGFQVCHSLGGGTGSGMGTLLISKIREEYPDRMMLTFSVFPSPKVSDTVVEPYNATLSVHQLVENADECMVLDNEALYDICFRTLKLTTPSFGDLNHLISATMSGVTCCLRFPGQLNSDLRKLAVNLIPFPRLHFFMVGFAPLTSRGSQMYRSLTVPELTQQMWDSKNMMCAADPRHGRYLTASAMFRGKMSTKEVDEQMINVQNKNSSYFVEWIPNNVKSSVCDIAPRGLSMASTFIGNSTSIQEMFRRVSEQFTAMFRRKAFLHWYTGEGMDEMEFTEAESNMNDLVAEYQQYQDATADEEGDYEDEEDLQADEE from the exons ATGAGGGAGATCCTCCACATTCAGGGCGGGCAATGTGGCAACCAGATCGGCTCCAAGTTCTGGGAGGTGGTGTGTGACGAGCATGGCATCGACCCCACGGGGCGGTATGTGGGCACCTCTGACCTGCAGCTGGAGCGCGTCAATGTCTACTACAACGAGGCTTCCTGTGGCCGTTTCGTGCCCCGGGCTGTCCTCATGGATCTTGAGCCTGGTACCATGGACAGCGTCCGCACTGGACCGTATGGGCAGATCTTCCGCCCTGACAACTTTGTGTTTGGGCAGTCTGGTGCGGGTAACAACTGGGCCAAGGGTCATTACACCGAGGGTGCTGAGCTCATTGATTCCGTTCTCGATGTTGTCAGGAAGGAGGCTGAGAACTGTGACTGCCTTCAAG GTTTCCAAGTATGCCACTCTCTTGGTGGTGGTACTGGATCTGGCATGGGGACACTTTTGATCTCAAAGATCAGGGAGGAGTACCCAGACCGCATGATGCTTACATTCTCTGTTTTCCCCTCACCAAAAGTATCTGATACTGTGGTTGAGCCTTACAACGCCACTCTTTCTGTCCACCAGTTGGTTGAGAATGCAGATGAGTGCATGGTTCTTGACAATGAGGCTCTTTACGACATCTGTTTCAGGACTCTCAAGCTGACCACTCCCAGCT TTGGAGATCTGAACCATTTGATCTCTGCCACCATGAGTGGAGTAACTTGCTGCTTGAGGTTCCCTGGGCAGCTGAACTCCGACCTCCGGAAGTTGGCAGTGAACCTTATCCCGTTCCCACGTCTCCACTTCTTCATGGTGGGGTTCGCCCCCTTGACCTCCCGTGGCTCCCAGATGTACCGCTCCCTCACGGTCCCCGAGCTCACCCAGCAGATGTGGGATTCCAAGAACATGATGTGCGCCGCAGATCCTCGCCACGGCCGCTACCTTACCGCCTCCGCCATGTTCCGTGGTAAGATGAGCACTAAGGAGGTTGACGAGCAGATGATCAACGTCCAGAACAAGAACTCGTCCTACTTCGTGGAGTGGATCCCCAACAACGTGAAGTCCAGCGTCTGCGACATCGCGCCGAGGGGCCTGTCCATGGCATCGACCTTCATTGGCAACTCCACTTCCATCCAGGAGATGTTCAGGAGAGTGAGCGAGCAGTTCACAGCCATGTTCAGGAGGAAGGCTTTCCTTCactggtacaccggcgagggcatGGACGAGATGGAGTTCACTGAGGCCGAGAGCAACATGAACGACCTCGTCGCAGAGTACCAGCAGTACCAGGACGCCACCGCCGATGAGGAGGGTGactacgaggacgaggaggatctGCAGGCTGATGAAGAGTGA